From Chlorogloeopsis sp. ULAP01, a single genomic window includes:
- a CDS encoding FAD/NAD(P)-binding protein: MNPSFLTAHTPTTIAIVGGGFSGSLVATHLLKTASQPLTIKLIERSQQIGKGIAYSTDTNCHLLNVSAGNMSAFARDPGHLLRWLQYNRDELAAFFPEEVNASTFIPRKVYGLYIQSVLAEAEATAPSDVRLERLTDEVVGIQPEGKGTMISLRSGRCFAADRVVLALGNSPCTPPAIPNTDSNNETYLRNAWSADALADLDADAPVLLIGTGLTMVDMVLSLHDHQHRGKIYAVSRRGLFPQKHQAAQPYPSFLTPETSPKTVREWLRRLRTEVEVAAAQGYDWRAVIDSLRPITKQIWQKLPTVEQQRFLRHVTPYWDMHRHRIAQQVADVVTQMLDSGQLIISAGRIREYQALPDGVAVTVYQRKTQANTILHVRRIVNCTGVAADYRRSPHPLIANLRSQGLIRPNAIGLGLDTDARGAIYAADGQVSTLLYTLGTPRKGDLWETIAVPELRLQAQELSKTLLQSLPVRVRPIPTMPLLNQETGDRTSEILQSTLLFRQFFDPESSSYTYLIADGKTGDAVLVDPVLEQVDRDLQSLDDLGLKLRYCLETHLHADHITGAGKLRQKTGCQVIVPQNTAVTKADRSLVGGEILEVGSVIIEAIFTPGHTASHIAYLVNKTHLLTGDALFIRGCGRTDFQGGDPGTLYDVVTQRLFTLLDDTLVYPAHDYKGRTVSTIGEEKRLNPRFSDRGATRNEYRSRSQFITIMNNLKLSYPQKMNAAVPANEYCGDFIPQESLDQATSPATDEEQKQIERTVMTNTEIYNDYFAMYI; this comes from the coding sequence ATGAACCCTAGTTTTTTGACTGCCCATACTCCAACCACGATCGCTATTGTTGGCGGAGGCTTTAGTGGTTCTCTAGTCGCTACCCACCTATTGAAAACTGCAAGCCAACCCCTCACCATCAAGCTGATTGAGCGCAGTCAGCAAATTGGTAAGGGAATTGCCTACAGCACAGATACTAACTGTCATTTGCTGAATGTATCGGCAGGCAATATGAGTGCATTTGCTCGCGATCCGGGACATCTGCTGCGTTGGCTTCAGTATAACCGCGATGAGTTAGCAGCATTTTTTCCGGAAGAAGTCAATGCTAGTACGTTCATACCTCGTAAGGTCTATGGTTTATACATTCAATCGGTTTTGGCAGAAGCAGAAGCAACAGCACCTAGTGATGTCCGACTAGAACGCTTAACCGATGAAGTGGTAGGGATACAGCCTGAAGGAAAAGGCACGATGATCTCTCTGCGTAGTGGTCGCTGTTTTGCCGCAGACAGAGTCGTGTTGGCATTGGGAAACTCACCCTGTACACCTCCCGCAATTCCCAATACAGACAGTAATAATGAAACTTATCTACGCAATGCTTGGTCAGCCGATGCCCTAGCAGATCTTGATGCTGATGCACCTGTGTTGCTAATTGGTACGGGACTGACGATGGTAGATATGGTTTTATCTCTCCACGATCACCAACATCGAGGCAAAATTTATGCCGTATCTCGACGAGGGTTGTTCCCCCAAAAACATCAAGCGGCTCAACCTTATCCCAGCTTCTTGACTCCAGAAACCTCACCAAAAACAGTGCGCGAATGGTTGCGTCGGCTACGTACTGAAGTGGAAGTTGCAGCTGCCCAAGGCTACGACTGGCGAGCGGTAATTGATTCTCTGCGTCCTATCACTAAGCAAATCTGGCAAAAACTACCGACTGTGGAACAGCAGCGTTTTTTACGTCATGTGACACCCTATTGGGATATGCATCGTCACCGCATTGCCCAACAAGTAGCAGATGTAGTCACCCAAATGCTGGACTCTGGGCAACTCATCATTTCTGCCGGGCGAATTCGGGAATATCAAGCTTTGCCTGACGGTGTGGCAGTGACTGTGTACCAGCGCAAAACCCAGGCTAATACTATCTTGCATGTCCGCCGGATAGTGAACTGTACAGGTGTAGCAGCAGATTATCGCCGATCACCTCATCCCCTGATTGCCAATTTGCGATCGCAGGGATTAATTCGCCCCAATGCGATCGGCTTAGGACTAGATACAGATGCCCGCGGTGCTATATATGCAGCAGACGGTCAAGTTTCAACGCTGCTTTATACCTTGGGAACTCCGCGTAAAGGTGACTTGTGGGAAACTATTGCTGTTCCAGAATTACGGCTACAAGCACAGGAATTATCCAAGACTTTGTTGCAGTCACTGCCAGTGCGTGTACGTCCAATTCCGACTATGCCTTTGTTAAATCAGGAAACAGGCGATCGCACTTCAGAGATACTCCAGTCAACCTTACTATTTCGTCAATTTTTTGACCCTGAAAGCAGTAGCTACACTTACCTGATTGCCGATGGAAAGACAGGAGATGCGGTTCTAGTCGATCCTGTATTAGAGCAAGTAGACCGCGATTTGCAATCATTAGATGACCTGGGATTAAAGCTACGCTACTGTCTGGAAACTCACCTTCATGCCGATCACATCACAGGGGCAGGCAAACTCAGGCAAAAAACAGGCTGTCAGGTGATTGTTCCCCAGAACACTGCTGTCACGAAAGCCGATCGCTCCCTTGTCGGTGGGGAAATCCTCGAAGTGGGATCTGTAATCATCGAAGCAATTTTCACACCCGGCCACACCGCCAGTCACATAGCATATTTAGTGAACAAAACCCATCTGTTAACTGGGGATGCCTTATTTATTCGTGGTTGTGGACGCACAGATTTTCAGGGAGGCGATCCTGGAACTCTATACGATGTAGTAACGCAACGCTTGTTCACCTTGCTAGACGATACCTTGGTGTATCCCGCCCATGACTACAAAGGACGTACAGTTTCCACCATTGGCGAAGAAAAGCGCCTCAATCCAAGATTTAGCGATCGCGGAGCGACTCGGAACGAGTATCGCAGCCGCAGTCAATTCATTACCATCATGAATAATCTCAAATTGAGCTATCCCCAAAAGATGAATGCTGCTGTACCGGCGAATGAATACTGTGGTGATTTTATTCCTCAAGAAAGTTTAGATCAGGCTACAAGTCCAGCAACAGATGAAGAACAAAAACAAATAGAACGCACTGTCATGACTAATACAGAAATTTATAATGATTACTTTGCTATGTATATTTAG